A genomic window from Pseudomonadota bacterium includes:
- a CDS encoding TIGR00645 family protein yields the protein MVRLIQVLKNFIFWSRWLQAPLYLGLVVAQGVYVYQFMIELSHLVVKAGRLTDTDIMLIVLGLIDVVMIANLLNIVIIGGYETFVSRLALESHPDQPEWLSHVSAGVLKVKLATALIGISAIHLLKTFINAEHTPEKAIMWQVIIHLTFVFSALAMAYTDKLMTGTVLMTKRH from the coding sequence ATGGTTCGGTTGATACAAGTCCTCAAGAATTTTATTTTCTGGAGCCGTTGGCTGCAGGCGCCGCTTTACCTGGGATTGGTCGTGGCCCAAGGCGTGTACGTCTATCAATTCATGATCGAGTTGAGCCATCTCGTGGTCAAGGCGGGGCGTCTGACGGACACCGACATCATGCTCATCGTGCTCGGGCTCATCGATGTCGTGATGATCGCCAATCTCTTGAATATTGTCATCATCGGCGGCTACGAAACCTTCGTCTCGCGGCTCGCGCTCGAGAGCCACCCGGATCAACCCGAGTGGCTGTCGCACGTCAGCGCCGGTGTGCTCAAGGTCAAACTGGCCACGGCATTGATCGGGATCTCCGCGATTCATTTGCTCAAGACCTTCATCAATGCCGAGCACACTCCCGAAAAAGCAATCATGTGGCAGGTGATCATTCACCTGACGTTCGTATTTTCGGCGCTCGCAATGGCGTACACCGACAAGCTCATGACCGGCACGGTGTTGATGACGAAAAGGCATTAA
- a CDS encoding TIGR03032 family protein: MRAGLIGEFIATIGEHGSAAFDRALGAILRRLLEAVSPHAPERSYLRGPESSVATEAVRSVHTANLPALFDELNISLVVSTYQAGASVFAKLLNVSTIDEREICA, translated from the coding sequence GTGAGGGCGGGGTTAATTGGCGAGTTCATAGCAACAATAGGGGAACACGGGTCGGCGGCCTTCGACCGTGCGCTAGGAGCGATCCTCCGTCGACTGTTGGAAGCTGTTAGCCCCCATGCGCCTGAGCGTTCGTATCTGCGTGGCCCCGAGTCGTCCGTGGCTACCGAGGCCGTGCGCAGTGTCCACACCGCGAATCTGCCGGCCCTCTTCGATGAGTTAAACATCAGCCTCGTCGTTTCCACCTATCAGGCGGGCGCTAGTGTCTTTGCAAAATTGCTAAACGTCTCCACTATTGATGAAAGAGAAATATGCGCATAG
- a CDS encoding type II toxin-antitoxin system CcdA family antitoxin, with amino-acid sequence MLPPYNTSAPKKATNLSINIDLLNKAKEMDINLSAVLEQTLTDLVGQRRRERWLADNRDAIDAYNQHVEKHGSFGDGLRSF; translated from the coding sequence ATGCTGCCACCGTACAACACCTCAGCCCCAAAGAAAGCCACTAACCTTAGTATAAACATTGACTTACTAAACAAGGCCAAGGAGATGGACATCAACCTTTCCGCTGTCCTCGAGCAAACACTGACCGATCTCGTTGGGCAACGGCGGAGAGAGCGGTGGCTAGCAGATAACCGTGACGCCATAGATGCTTACAATCAGCATGTTGAAAAGCACGGCTCCTTTGGCGATGGTCTTCGGAGCTTTTGA
- a CDS encoding CcdB family protein has product MPQFMLHRNKNPDTKARIPYLIDVQSNLLGDLGTRVVIPVCSSGALKGKVLTTLTPTFELDDGTYVMLTPQLAGISKKELGQEVANLSAYRAAIIAALDFLITGI; this is encoded by the coding sequence ATGCCTCAATTTATGCTCCATAGAAATAAGAACCCCGATACCAAAGCAAGAATTCCTTACCTGATTGACGTTCAGAGTAACCTGCTCGGGGATTTAGGAACGCGGGTTGTGATTCCCGTCTGCTCGTCCGGAGCATTAAAGGGAAAAGTGCTCACAACGCTGACGCCTACCTTTGAGCTTGACGACGGTACGTATGTTATGTTGACGCCGCAACTAGCGGGTATTTCCAAGAAGGAACTTGGCCAGGAGGTAGCCAACCTGTCCGCTTACCGCGCCGCGATTATTG